From Mycobacterium cookii:
ACAACGAGATCTGTTCGCTGACACGGTGGAAGCGATGGGCCGGATCAGTAACGTCACCGACCAGACATTCAAGACCTCGCGCGGCGACCTCCACCAGGATCTGCAGGATTTGCAGCGACCGCTCAAGCAACTCGGCCGCTCCGCACCGTATTTGGTGGATGCGCTGACACTGCTGCTATCACCGCCGTTCAGTGTCGACAGCGTTCCGAAAATCGTTCGCGGCGACTACATCAATGTCTCTGGTGCACTGGACCTCACGCTGAGCACCGTCGACAACGCGATCTTCACCGGGACCGGATTTTCCGGCGCGCTGCGCGCCTTGGAGCAGTCCTGGGGCCGTGACCTCAACACGATGGTCCCCGACGTCCGTTTCACGCCGAATCCGGCCGATGCGCCGGTGGAGCGAGGCGAGTGACATGCTGACCCGTTTCATCCGCAATCAGCTAATTGTGTTCGCTGTCTTGACGTTAGCGGCGATCGTCGCGCTCGGCTGGTTCTACCTGCGTATACCGAGCCAGCTCGGTATCGGTCAGTACCGCCTCGTCGTCGAGTTGCCCGCGTCGGGCGGTCTGTATCGCACATCGAACGTGACCTACCGGGGAATCCAGATCGGCCGGGTCACCAAGGTCGAGCCCACGGCCCACGGTGTCAGGGCGATCCTCAGCATCGACGACCGCTACAAGATTCCGATCGACGCGTCCGCCAACGTGCATTCGGTGTCGGCGATCGGCGAGCAGTACGTGGACTTGGTGTCGACCGGCGATCCGGGAAAGTTCTTCGCGCCGGGCCAGACCATCACCAATGGCAGTGTGCCCAGCGAGATAGGCCCCGCCCTCGACGCCGCCAACCGCGGCCTGTCGGTGCTGCCCAAACACAAGATCGCATCGCTGCTCGAGGAAACATCGCTTGCGGTAGGGGGATTGGGGCCGGCGTTGGAGCGGCTCGTCGACTCGACACAGTCCATCGTCGGTGACTTCGAGGCCAACCTCTCCGACGTCGACGACGTCATAGCCAATGCGGCACCGATCATCGACAGCCAGGTGAACTCGGGCGATTCGATCGCGCAATGGTCGCGCAACCTCAAAGTCCTCACCGCCGAGATCGCGGACAACGACCAACATGTGCAGAGCGTCCTGGCCAAGGCCGCGCCGACCGCCGATCAGGTCAACAGGGTGTTCGGCGACGTCCGCGAATCGCTGCCGCAGACGATCGCCAATCTGGAGATCGTCGGCGACATGCTCAAGCGCTACAACAAAGGCCTCGAGCAGTTGCTGGTCTTCCTGCCGGAAATCGGCTCGGTCGCGCAGACGTTGGTCGCCTCGGCGCCGGGGTCGGTGCTGATGAATCTTGACCTGTCACTGAACAATCCGCCGCCGTGTCTGACCGGATTCCTGCCGGCATCGGAATGGCGTTCGCCAGCGGAGACCAGCGTGGCGCCGCTTCCCGCCGGAACCTACTGCAAGATCCCGCAAGACACTCAGGCCAATGACGTGCGTGGCGC
This genomic window contains:
- a CDS encoding MCE family protein, which gives rise to MLTRFIRNQLIVFAVLTLAAIVALGWFYLRIPSQLGIGQYRLVVELPASGGLYRTSNVTYRGIQIGRVTKVEPTAHGVRAILSIDDRYKIPIDASANVHSVSAIGEQYVDLVSTGDPGKFFAPGQTITNGSVPSEIGPALDAANRGLSVLPKHKIASLLEETSLAVGGLGPALERLVDSTQSIVGDFEANLSDVDDVIANAAPIIDSQVNSGDSIAQWSRNLKVLTAEIADNDQHVQSVLAKAAPTADQVNRVFGDVRESLPQTIANLEIVGDMLKRYNKGLEQLLVFLPEIGSVAQTLVASAPGSVLMNLDLSLNNPPPCLTGFLPASEWRSPAETSVAPLPAGTYCKIPQDTQANDVRGARNYPCVDVPGKRRATPKECRDNKPYVPLGTNPWYGDPNQIRNCPAPGARCDQPVDPGRVIPAPSVNNGMNPIPADRLAVPPSLTNDPLQRPGSGHVQCNGQQPNPCIYTPAAPSAIYLPSSGEIVGPDGAKYSLEDSRHTGDGGWKDMLAPAG